A genomic window from Cricetulus griseus strain 17A/GY chromosome 4, alternate assembly CriGri-PICRH-1.0, whole genome shotgun sequence includes:
- the LOC100767694 gene encoding olfactory receptor 7G2, with protein sequence MAISPYLFIFISITEYRNQSFPSEFFLLGLTDDPELQLLLFGLFLCMYLVTVLGNLLIIMAVSFDSHLHTPMYFFLSNLSFTDICLITSTVPRVLLNIQRQNKAISYIDCLTQLYFVDFLGGMENCLLAAMAYDRYAAICHPLRYTVIMNPSICILLTLLSLFVSIVDVLIHSLLLLRLSFCTDLEIPHFFCELAHVIKLSCSDTLINNIMIYFSVCIFGGLPFGGIVLSYVQIVSSILKKPSMRGSYKVLSTCGSHLSVVSLFYGTVFGVYISSAVTDSPRKTAVASMLYTVVPQMFNPFIYSLRNKEMKEALSKLSGGFM encoded by the coding sequence ATGGCAATATCTccatatttattcatattcatcAGTATCACAGAATACAGAAATCAATCATTTCCTTCAGAATTCTTTCTCCTGGGATTGACAGATGATCCAGAACTACAGCTCCTCCTCTTTGGCCTCTTCCTATGCATGTACCTGGTCACAGTGCTTGGAAACCTGCTCATTATCATGGCTGTCAGTTTTGACTCTCACCTCCAtacccccatgtacttcttcctctctaACTTATCTTTCACTGATATCTGCCTCATTACCAGCACAGTCCCCAGGGTGCTGTTGAATATCCAGAGACAAAACAAAGCCATCAGTTACATAGATTGCCTTACACAGCTatactttgttgattttcttggtGGAATGGAGAACTGTCTTCTTGCAGCAATGGCTTATGATCGCTATGCAGCCATCTGCCATCCACTTAGATACACAGTCATCATGAATCCAAGCATCTGCATTCTGCTGACTTTGTTATCCTTGTTTGTGAGTATAGTGGATGTCCTAATCCACAGTCTGCTGTTGTTGAGACTGTCCTTCTGCACAGATCTGGAAATTCCCCACTTCTTCTGTGAACTTGCTCATGTCATCAAGCTGTCCTGTTCTGACACACTCATCAATAACATAATGATATACTTTTCAGTTTGCATATTTGGTGGCCTTCCATTTGGGGGCATCGTTTTATCTTATGTTCAAATTGTCTCCTCAATTTTGAAAAAACCTTCAATGAGAGGTAGTTATAAAGTCCTTTCCACCTGTGGGTCTCACTTGTCTGTTGTTTCCCTGTTTTATGGCACAGTGTTTGGTGTCTACATCAGCTCTGCAGTGACTGACTCTCCCAGGAAGACCGCAGTGGCTTCCATGTTGTACACTGTGGTACCTCAGATGTTTAATCCCTTTATCTACAGTCTgaggaacaaagaaatgaaagaagcctTGAGCAAACTAAGCGGTGGGTTTATGTAA
- the LOC100767986 gene encoding olfactory receptor 7G2-like translates to MESSNQTYTSEFFLMGLEYVPELQSLIFNLFLFMYLITIMGNLLIILAVSIDSHLHTPMYFFLCNLSFTDICTSTTTVPKLLLNIQAHDRSITYIGCLSQVCFILTFCVLESCLLTVMAYDRYVAICQPLRYTIIMNPFLCILLVLLSMLISTINALLHTLLLLPLSFCTEQDVPNFFCELGLVTKLACSDTFINIIFIYTATIVFSVIPLSGIIFSYMQIVSSILKIPSVGGRHKAFSTCGSHLSVVSLFYGTGLGVYMSSAVSNSSISNVIASMMYSVVPQMLNPFIYSLRSKEIKGALRQLIMRIICFL, encoded by the coding sequence ATGGAATCTTCAAACCAAACATATACTTCAGAATTCTTCCTCATGGGACTAGAATATGTCCCTGAACTACAGTCCCTCATCTTCAACTTGTTCCTGTTCATGTACCTCATCACCATCATGGGAAACCTACTCATTATCCTGGCTGTAAGCATAGACTCCCACCTCCAcactcccatgtacttcttcctgtGCAATCTGTCTTTCACTGATATCTGTACAAGTACAACAACAGTCCCAAAGTTGCTATTGAACATCCAAGCACATGACCGGAGCATCACTTACATAGGCTGCCTGTCCCAGGTGTGTTTTATCCTGACATTTTGTGTTTTAGAAAGTTGTCTCCTCACTGTCATGgcttatgaccgctatgtggccatttgTCAACCTCTAAGATACACAATCATTATGAACCCTTTCTTATGCATCTTGCTAGTATTACTTTCCATGCTCATCAGCACTATAAATGCACTACTCCACACTCTTCTGTTACTACCACTGTCCTTTTGCACAGAGCAGGATGTCCCCAACTTCTTCTGTGAACTTGGTCTGGTCACCAAGCTTGCCTGCTCTGATACATTTATCAATATAATCTTTATTTATACTGCAACCATTGTATTTTCAGTTATTCCTCTCTCTGGGATTATTTTCTCTTACATGCAAATTGTGTCCTCTATTTTAAAGATCCCGTCAGTTGGTGGAAGGCATAAAGCTTTTTCCACCTGTGGGTCTCATCTTTCTGTGGTATCTTTGTTCTATGGGACTGGCTTAGGTGTGTACATGAGCTCTGCAGTTTCTAACTCTTCCATTAGCAATGTAATAGCATCCATGATGTACAGTGTGGTCCCACAGATGTTGAATCCTTTCATCTACAGTTTGAGGAGCAAAGAAATCAAGGGAGCCTTGAGGCAACTCATCATGAGGatcatttgttttctgtaa